One Trichormus variabilis 0441 genomic window, GAATGGGCAAAATAATGCCAGTGAGTAACACAAAGCCTTCTTTGCAGCGCCAAATTAAAACTATGATTCGTTCTAGTGTTCAAACTGCTCAAAAGCTACCTTTGCGCTTGATTTTGGTTGTTCCTTTTGTGCTGCAAATTTTCACAGCAGTAAGTCTTGTAGGTTATCTCTCTTTTAAAAATGGACAGAAGGCAGTAAATGAACTCGCTGACCAGTTAATTGTAAAAGTGAATGGGCTAGTTGATCAACATCTTGATACTTACTTAGCAGTTCCTCGCCAGATCAATCAAATCAATGTGGATGCTACGAATTTAGGAATGCTGAATCTAGAAAACTTTCAGACTACAGGACGTTATTTCTGGCAGCAAATGCAGGTATTTAATGTTGGTTATATTAGTTTTGCTAACCCCCAAAGAGAATTTATCGGAGTTGAACGTTTAGATAAAGGTAGCCTATTAATTAATGAAGTTTCCCAAGAAAAGGGGATTGGCAAGCTGTATGTTTACAATACTAATAATCAAGGCGATCGCCAGCAATTAATAGCGGTCAAAGATTACAATCCCCATGTGGAAGCTTGGTATGCAGATGCAGTTAAGGTAGGGAAACCTATCTGGAGTCAGATTTATTCATGGGAAGATAAACCAGAAGTTTTATCTATATCTGCAAGTTATCCCATCAATGACAGTAATAATAAATTTGTTGGTGTGATTAGTGTTGATTTAATACTATCGCAAATTAACAGCTTTTTAGCCAATTTGAAAGTCGGACAAACAGGACAAATATTTATTCTAGAACGTTCTGGAATGATAGTTGCTTCTTCCACTAGTGAAGCACCATACAAAGTAATTAGCGGCAAAGCACAAAGGCTATCGGCACATCAGAGTCAAAATTATTTACTTCGAGAAACAACGGATTATCTGCAACAAAAATTCGGTCAATTAAAAAATGTTAAGAGTTATCAAGAAACTGTATTGCAACTACGACATGAAAGACATTTTGTGCAAGTAAGACCTTGGAAAGATAAATTAGGCTTGGATTGGTTAGTGATTGTTGTTGTTCCTGAGAGCGACTTTATGGCACAAATTAATACCAACAATCGCACAACTGTTTTACTTTGTTTGGGGGCGCTAATTATAGCGACGGCAATGGGTGTGTATACTTCCCGTTGGATTGCCCGTCCTGTTGTGCAGTTAACTCAAGCTAGTAGTGCGATCGCCTCTGGCAACCTTGACCAAGAAGTGACGATTTCTGGCTTAAAAGAATTGAGTATGCTTGCCACATCTTTTAATCAAATGGCAGGACAACTACGTGATAGTTTCGCAGAATTAGAAAAAACCAATCAAGAATTAGAAAACAGAGTTGCGGAACGAACGGCGGAAATCACAGCAGCTAAAGAAACGGCTGATGCTGCTAACCGTGCCAAAAGTGAATTTTTGGCTAACATGAGCCATGAATTACGCACCCCACTCAATGGTATTCTCGGCTATGCACAAATTTTGCAGATGGATTCCAATACTAGTGATGAGCAAATGCAAGGTTTGAACACTATTTATGAGTGTGGTTCTCATTTACTGACTTTAATTAATGATATTTTAGATATTGCCAAAATTGAAGCTAAAAAACTAGAATTATATCCTAAAGAATTTGATTTAAGAAAATTATTACTCGGTGCTTGTGAGATGTGCCGAATTAAAGCAGATCAAAAAGAACTTATTTTTAAATATCATTTAAATAATCGTATTCCTGCTAATATTTTCGCTGATGAAAAACGGATACGCCAGGTTTTAATTAATATTCTGAGTAACGCTATTAAGTTTACAGATCATGGTACAGTCACTTTTGATGTAGAAGTAGTTGCCTGTACTGGAACAAAATTAATTACCAATACAAATCAGTTACTGCCAGTTCATCAACTGAGATTCCACATTGAAGATACAGGCATTGGGATGACTGATGAACAACTAAAAAAAATATTTTTGCCCTTTGAGCAAGTAGGAGATAATTTGCATAAATCAGAGGGAACAGGTTTAGGACTAGCAATTAGTAGTCAAATTCTAGAATTGATGGGTAGTGATCTTAAAGTTGAGAGTGTATATGGTAAAGGAACTAAGTTTTGGTTTGATTTAGATTTACCTATAGTTGATACTGGGAAATTCTCTTTATCAGTTGAAGGTCAAAAAAATATTATTGGCTATGAAGGGAAGACAAGAAGTATCTTAATTATTGATAGTAGTTGGGAAAATCGTTCTATTTTCGCCAATTTATTGTCATCCTTAGGGTTTAAGTTGATTGAGGTTAGTAATCTACAAGAGAGTTTAGATAAGATAAAAACTGAACATCCCGATTTAATTATTGCTGATATCGCTATGCCGGAAATAAATAACTTGCAGGCGACAAAAAAGATGCGGTCGCAAGTAGAATTTGCAAATTTGGTGATTATTGCTTCGTCGGCTAGTGTATCTGAATATACTCGTCAGCAAAGTCAAGAAGCCGGTTATGATGATTTTTTAGCAAAACCTGTAAAGGTTGAAGAATTATTTAATATGTTACAAACTTATTTATCTTTGAAATGGATTTACTCACTTAATGATGATTCCTCAGCTAAAATTTCAACTACAGAAGAAATTATATTTCCCCCACCTACAGAATTGTTTAACTTATATCAAGCTGCTAAGGCTGGTTATGTAGTTGGTATTCAAGAAGAGATCATCAGAATTCAGCAATTAGATAAAAGATATACGCGTTTTGCTGTTAAAGTTTCAGAATTAATAGCAGAGTTTGAAGATGAGGCAATTGTTGCAATGATTCAACCTCATCTATCATATTGATATTTATCAGTTATTCACTAATAACGTCAAAAACCTATTATATAGATTTATATTTTAAGATACTAAAAATGGATTTTTTTCAGGAAAGTTATTAAATAAAGATGAATCTAAAACTACGATGTTTCATAGGATAATTAGATGAGCAGTCCCATAAATAACTCAGTCTTAATTGTAGATGATATCCCGACTAACATCAAGGTTTTGTTTGACATTCTCAATCAAGCTGGTTTTCGAGTTTCTGTTGCTAAAAATGGTCTAAGCGCGTTAGCAAAAGTACAAGAAACATTACCAAATTTAATTTTACTGGATGTCATGATGCCTGGTATGGATGGATTTGAAACTTGCCGCCACCTAAAAGCCAATCCCAAGACCAAGGACATTCCCGTAATTTTTATGACAGCTTTATCTGATACGGTAAATAAAGTCAAAGGGTTGCAAATTGGTGCAGTTGACTATATTACTAAACCTATTGAATATGAAGAAGTGTTAGCGAGAATCAATGTCCATTTAGAATTGCGGCGGACTCAATTAAAGCTAGCACAAGAGGAGAAAATGTCTTCTTTGGGACAGTTAGTGGCAGGAATTGCCCATGAAATTAATAATCCAGTTAATTTCATTTATGGGAATTTAACCCACGCCCAAAATTATGTTGGAGACTTATTAAATTTATTAAAATTATACGAAAATCATACGGTTAATCCAAGTCCGGAAATTCAAGCATTCTCCAAAAGTATTGAATTAGAGTTTATTAAACAAGATTTACCACATCTATTATCTTCGATGCAGATGGGGACTGAAAGGGTGGAGAAAATCGTGCGATCGCTGCGGTTATTCTCTCGATTAGAAGACCCAGAATTTCAACTATTTAACTTACATGAGGGTATTGATAGCACACTCATTATTTTAAGTCACCGCCTCAAAATTTTGCCTACAGATTCAACTATTCATATTATCAAGGAATATGGTGATATTCCTTTGGTTGAGTGCTATTCTGGAAAACTTAACCAAGTATTCATGAATCTGCTGGCTAATGCCATTGATGCCTTAGAAGAGTCAGTAGTTAATAGAGAAACAACTGATACATTGACAATTTGGATTCGGACAACAGTCGTGGATGACCAAAAATCAGTATTAATTGAAATTACAGATAATGGTGTTGGTATTCCTCTAGAAGTGCAACAGCGTATATTTGAGCAATTTTTCACTACCAAGCCTTTAGGTAAAGGTACAGGTTTAGGATTGGCGATCGCCCATGAGATTATAGTCGAAAAACATGGGGGTACTCTACAGGTACAATCTACTCCGGGAAAAGGTACTCAATTTTTAATCACTATTCCCATTCAACAAGTGATTAGATATTAATGTTAGCTATTTTTATAGTCATGATACCCTTACTATCTGTTTAGAGACAATAATCAGGTAGTAGTAATTCCAGCTTCAGCAGAAAAGTATTTAGGAGTCATGACAGCTTTATTTTTTGTACCTATATTTTATTTTTATGATTCTTTAACTAAATTAGTCATGAACTCTCATGCAGATGAGTCCAACATAAATCAACCTGGACTACTATATATTGATGTTATAAAAATTATTGGTTGTAACTGTTGCTCTGTTACAATTTCTGGGAATCATAATCTCATAGGTTATTTATAAAGCAAGAATAACATTTCTGTTGGGGAGCTTGTCTCTGTTGTAGCAAGTGGTATTCTGCTAGGCACATATGTAGATATGATTGGTCAGGAAAAGAATAATTTAAGCGATTAACACACCCAAGGTTTACTTTATAAATAGTCTCCTATCGCATCACCAGTGAATTAATATAAAATCCGCGAGTTCAAATCAAATGCTTGATACATCAACCGAAACTAGCTTTATTTTAGTTGTAGATGATACCCTCACCAATCTCGAAATTATCTCTGAAGCATTGATTGGCGCAGGTTTTGAAGTAGCCACCGCAGTTGATGGAAAAAAAGCGCTCGAACAGATACAAAGTAGAGTGCCAGATTTAATTCTGTTGGATGTAATGATGCCGGTAATGGACGGATTTGAAACCTGTAAAAACTTGAAAATTCAGCCAGAAACTCACGATATTCCCGTGATTTTCATGACAGCAATTACTGATACAAATAGTAAAGTAGAAGCCTTAAGTTTAGGCGCAGTTGATTACATTACTAAGCCATTCCATAAAGCAGAAGTTTTGGCTCGTATTTCTGCCCATCTGCAACTGAGAAGCTTGAATAAAAATTTAGAAAAACGAGTTATTGAACGCACGGCTGAATTGAATCAAGCATTGAAAGACCTACAAGAGTATCAACTCCAACTTGTACAACAGGAAAAAATGTCTGTGCTTGGACAATTAGTAGCAGGATTAGCTCATGAAATTAATAACCCAGTCAGTTGTATTTATGGCAATTTAGGTCACGCTTTGACGTATTTTGAAAATATGGATAAGCTGATTAATTTATATCAAAGTTATTATCCCCAGCCTGTACAAGAAATTCAAAACGAAATCAGTGAAATGGATTTAGCCTATGTGCGTTCTGACCTGCCCAATTTAATTTTCTCTATGAAAGAAGGCATTCAGCGCATCCGAGATATTAGCAGGAGTCTACGTATTTTTTCCAGGTCAGACACAGAAAAAAAAATTCAGTTTGATATTCATGAAGGGATTGATAGTACTATTTTAATACTCAAGCATCGATTGAAAGGATCTGAGAATCACCCTGACATTGAAATTAAACGAGATTATGGTGTCATACCTCAAGTTAACTGCTTTCCTGGGCAATTGAATCAGGTGTTCATGAATATTTTAGCTAATGCAATTGATGCCTTAGAAGAATCATTTAGTAATAATTATTATTCAGTAATAGATAGTGAAATTACTGTTAATCAGGAAATGATGGCTGAGACTCCGCAGATCATAATTCAGACAATACTGAGTGAAGATGAAAGTTATGCTTTAATTAAAATTAAAGATAACGGCATAGGAATGCCACAGCAAATTAAAGAGAGAATTTTTGATAATTTGTTTACTACTAAACCTGTAGGTAAAGGTACAGGTTTAGGATTATCAATTGCTCGGCAAATTATCATTCAAAAACATGGTGGTAAACTTGAGGTAAATTCAGAACCAGGAAGAGGCTCAGAATTTATTATTAACATCCCCATTGAATAACTATATCAATTGTCAAACTTAATTTCTCTAGCTAATTATGTATTTTGCTAGAACTTAATTAAAGCCAGGATGTTTTCTATGATTCTTCAATGATTGATAAATTAATCTTTATTTGCAATATAACTTATCATAAATTCATGAGTAATTTAGTATAAATTTGTCGCTAATTTGTGTGATTTGCAAATTTATTCATAAAACTAGGGAACTATATTGCTGTAGGGATTAATGTTTTACAGAGTAAAACGATGATGAAAATAGTAGTAGCCCACAGCAACGACCCAGATTCTCTATCAGCAGTTAAAGAGATTATTCAGCAATCAACAGATTCTCTTCAAGGAAATAATCCTCAAGCGGGAATTTTATTTGCAGCTATTGATTTTGATCACTCCCTAATTCTGGAAAATATTAATCAGGCTTTTCCGGGTATTGAGTTGATTGGTGGAACTACAGATGGGGAAATTTCTTCACTGTTAGAATTTCAGCAAGACTCAATAACTTTAATGCTATTCTGCTCCGACGAAATTGAAATTTTTGCAGGTGTGGGATATCAGGTTTCACACAATCCAATTACGGCGACTCAAGAAGCTGTACAAAAAGCCAAAGCCAAAAGCACAACCGAGCCTCAGTTATGTTTAACCCATCCAGAAAGCCTTACAACTAGCGGTGTGTCTATCTTAGATGGCTTAAAATTGGCTTTAGGAGAAAAGTTTCCCATTTTCGGTGGTTTAGCAGCTGATCAGTCAGTTTATCAAAACACGCACCAATTCTTTAAAACAGAAGTCTTGAGTGATGCTGTGCCAATTTTGCTCTTTTGTGGTCAAGTTTTATTTTCCCACGGTGTGGCTAGTGGTTGGCTCCCCATTGGTAAAACTAGCCAAGTTACCAAAGTAGATAAAAATATCGTCTATGAGATTGACGGTAAACCAGCTTTAGAATTTTATCGACATTATTTAGGTCAGCTTCCGCCGTCAATGGAATATCCTTTAGCCGTGTTTACTCATGATAAAACGAGTTTTTATCTGAGAGCGCCGATCGCCTATGATGAACAATTAGGTAGTGTCACTTTCTTTGCTGATATTCCTGAACAAGCGAGTATTAACATGGCTGAAGCAGGTAAAAGCGATATTTTAGCTGCTTCTCAAGCATCATTTATGACAGCGTTCAAGAATTACCCAGGAACGGAACCAGCAGGTGTTCTGTTTTTCTCTTGTGTAGCTCGAAGACAATTACTAGGTACACAAGCTCAACAAGAATATCTAAATACTAAAAATATTTCTAATAAATATTTACCATCTTGTGGTTTTTATTGTAATGGAGAAATTTCCCCTATAAAACCAACAGGTGAAACACATTTTCATAATGAAACTTTTGTCACTTTAATTTTAGGAACTCATTAATAATTTAAGGATTGTATGAATTGTGAACAAGAAATCCAGAGGCTGGAAAAAGCTAATAGAATCCTTCAGAAAAAATTAATTCGTTCAGAGGTTGATAGAGTTAGGTTAGAGGAAACTAACAGCAAAAAGGAAACTTTGCTTAAGAATGTAATTAATGAATTAAAGCAATCACAAATTCAATTAGAAGACAGGAGGCATGAATTAGAGAAAACCCTGTTTAATCTTCAGACAATGCAGGATAAAATGTCTGCCTTAGGTAGTATGGTTGCAGATGTAGCTCACGAAATTAATAATCCTGTGGGATTTATCATGGGGAATTTGAACCCAGCATTTGAGTATATTCATGAGTTATTCCGTCTGCTTGACTTGTATCAGCAATATTACCCCGAACCATGCCCAGAAATCCAGGCAGAAATGACAGCAATGGATTATGAATATGTGCGTGAGGATTTGCCTAAACTTATTTCCTCAATGAAAGAAGGAACTGATCGCATTAGCAAGCTTAGTAATAGTTTACGGACTTTTTCCCGAACAGATGCAGAATATAAATTGCTTTTTAATATTCATGAAGGGATTGACAGTACTCTTTATATTCTTCAGCATCGTTTAAAGGCTACTCAAGACCGTCCACAAATTCAAGTAGTTAAAAAGTATGCGGATATTCCTTTAATTGAATGTTTTCCCGGTCAATTGAATCAGGTGTTTATGAATCTTTTAGCTAATGCTATAGATGCGTTGGAAGAGTCTAATTTTGGGTTAAGTTTTGCGGAGATTGAGCAAAAAAACAATCAAATTACGATTATCACTAGTTTATTCGCCAATTCTATTTTAATTCAGGTTCAAGATAATGGTTTTGGGATATCAAATGAATTAAAATCAAAGATATTTGAACATTCATTTACTACTAAACCTGTTGGTAAAGGTACAGGATTAGGGTTAGCGATCGCTCAACAAATTATTGTTCAAAAACATGGTGGAAGGCTGGAGGTTAATTCAGTTCCAGGAGAGGGTTCGGAATTTATTATTACCCTTCCTATCGAATGATTTAAAAAAAATATCCCCGACTTTTGGGAAAAATCGGGGATAAATGGATTGAGATAGAGCTTACAAACCCTCTGATTTCTCAGCAGGAATAGCACTTACCTGAGTACTGACAACTTTTGTGGTTTGCAGAATTGCAGTATTGGCAACAGAATTATTTGCCAAAGTAAAGAGTGGATTAGATAAAATTCCTGCTACGGAGGTAGCAATCAAAGTCAATACTAAACCCACTTGCAATGGTCTAAATCCAGGTAAATTCCAACGTATTTCGGGGTAATTTTTGACTACATCGGACATTTCTTGGGGTTCTTTGACTACCATCATTTTGACTACGCGAATGTAGTAGTAGATGGAGACAACGCTGGTTACTAAGCCTAGTAAGACCAACCAGTAA contains:
- a CDS encoding hybrid sensor histidine kinase/response regulator: MPVSNTKPSLQRQIKTMIRSSVQTAQKLPLRLILVVPFVLQIFTAVSLVGYLSFKNGQKAVNELADQLIVKVNGLVDQHLDTYLAVPRQINQINVDATNLGMLNLENFQTTGRYFWQQMQVFNVGYISFANPQREFIGVERLDKGSLLINEVSQEKGIGKLYVYNTNNQGDRQQLIAVKDYNPHVEAWYADAVKVGKPIWSQIYSWEDKPEVLSISASYPINDSNNKFVGVISVDLILSQINSFLANLKVGQTGQIFILERSGMIVASSTSEAPYKVISGKAQRLSAHQSQNYLLRETTDYLQQKFGQLKNVKSYQETVLQLRHERHFVQVRPWKDKLGLDWLVIVVVPESDFMAQINTNNRTTVLLCLGALIIATAMGVYTSRWIARPVVQLTQASSAIASGNLDQEVTISGLKELSMLATSFNQMAGQLRDSFAELEKTNQELENRVAERTAEITAAKETADAANRAKSEFLANMSHELRTPLNGILGYAQILQMDSNTSDEQMQGLNTIYECGSHLLTLINDILDIAKIEAKKLELYPKEFDLRKLLLGACEMCRIKADQKELIFKYHLNNRIPANIFADEKRIRQVLINILSNAIKFTDHGTVTFDVEVVACTGTKLITNTNQLLPVHQLRFHIEDTGIGMTDEQLKKIFLPFEQVGDNLHKSEGTGLGLAISSQILELMGSDLKVESVYGKGTKFWFDLDLPIVDTGKFSLSVEGQKNIIGYEGKTRSILIIDSSWENRSIFANLLSSLGFKLIEVSNLQESLDKIKTEHPDLIIADIAMPEINNLQATKKMRSQVEFANLVIIASSASVSEYTRQQSQEAGYDDFLAKPVKVEELFNMLQTYLSLKWIYSLNDDSSAKISTTEEIIFPPPTELFNLYQAAKAGYVVGIQEEIIRIQQLDKRYTRFAVKVSELIAEFEDEAIVAMIQPHLSY
- a CDS encoding hybrid sensor histidine kinase/response regulator; the encoded protein is MSSPINNSVLIVDDIPTNIKVLFDILNQAGFRVSVAKNGLSALAKVQETLPNLILLDVMMPGMDGFETCRHLKANPKTKDIPVIFMTALSDTVNKVKGLQIGAVDYITKPIEYEEVLARINVHLELRRTQLKLAQEEKMSSLGQLVAGIAHEINNPVNFIYGNLTHAQNYVGDLLNLLKLYENHTVNPSPEIQAFSKSIELEFIKQDLPHLLSSMQMGTERVEKIVRSLRLFSRLEDPEFQLFNLHEGIDSTLIILSHRLKILPTDSTIHIIKEYGDIPLVECYSGKLNQVFMNLLANAIDALEESVVNRETTDTLTIWIRTTVVDDQKSVLIEITDNGVGIPLEVQQRIFEQFFTTKPLGKGTGLGLAIAHEIIVEKHGGTLQVQSTPGKGTQFLITIPIQQVIRY
- a CDS encoding hybrid sensor histidine kinase/response regulator — protein: MLDTSTETSFILVVDDTLTNLEIISEALIGAGFEVATAVDGKKALEQIQSRVPDLILLDVMMPVMDGFETCKNLKIQPETHDIPVIFMTAITDTNSKVEALSLGAVDYITKPFHKAEVLARISAHLQLRSLNKNLEKRVIERTAELNQALKDLQEYQLQLVQQEKMSVLGQLVAGLAHEINNPVSCIYGNLGHALTYFENMDKLINLYQSYYPQPVQEIQNEISEMDLAYVRSDLPNLIFSMKEGIQRIRDISRSLRIFSRSDTEKKIQFDIHEGIDSTILILKHRLKGSENHPDIEIKRDYGVIPQVNCFPGQLNQVFMNILANAIDALEESFSNNYYSVIDSEITVNQEMMAETPQIIIQTILSEDESYALIKIKDNGIGMPQQIKERIFDNLFTTKPVGKGTGLGLSIARQIIIQKHGGKLEVNSEPGRGSEFIINIPIE
- a CDS encoding FIST signal transduction protein — translated: MMKIVVAHSNDPDSLSAVKEIIQQSTDSLQGNNPQAGILFAAIDFDHSLILENINQAFPGIELIGGTTDGEISSLLEFQQDSITLMLFCSDEIEIFAGVGYQVSHNPITATQEAVQKAKAKSTTEPQLCLTHPESLTTSGVSILDGLKLALGEKFPIFGGLAADQSVYQNTHQFFKTEVLSDAVPILLFCGQVLFSHGVASGWLPIGKTSQVTKVDKNIVYEIDGKPALEFYRHYLGQLPPSMEYPLAVFTHDKTSFYLRAPIAYDEQLGSVTFFADIPEQASINMAEAGKSDILAASQASFMTAFKNYPGTEPAGVLFFSCVARRQLLGTQAQQEYLNTKNISNKYLPSCGFYCNGEISPIKPTGETHFHNETFVTLILGTH
- a CDS encoding sensor histidine kinase, with the protein product MNCEQEIQRLEKANRILQKKLIRSEVDRVRLEETNSKKETLLKNVINELKQSQIQLEDRRHELEKTLFNLQTMQDKMSALGSMVADVAHEINNPVGFIMGNLNPAFEYIHELFRLLDLYQQYYPEPCPEIQAEMTAMDYEYVREDLPKLISSMKEGTDRISKLSNSLRTFSRTDAEYKLLFNIHEGIDSTLYILQHRLKATQDRPQIQVVKKYADIPLIECFPGQLNQVFMNLLANAIDALEESNFGLSFAEIEQKNNQITIITSLFANSILIQVQDNGFGISNELKSKIFEHSFTTKPVGKGTGLGLAIAQQIIVQKHGGRLEVNSVPGEGSEFIITLPIE